The Calypte anna isolate BGI_N300 chromosome 1, bCalAnn1_v1.p, whole genome shotgun sequence region CCAGTTGCAACACATTCACCTTGCACAACAAAGCAACAGGCCATATATTCACAAGAGCACCCGACACACCAGCCAGCTTCCTGCAACTGGGTATTTGCAGGCAACATAGAGCTGGAATTCTCTCAGCAAAACCTATAGAATCAGCTTACATACCCCACTGGGGTTCAACTGCATGATAGAACCTTACAGTAACAAGCCTGTCACTCTTATgggtggaggaggaaagagatgaTTCTGTAACAATTATTCCACATCACAGGTGCTGACAGAATTGTTGATTCAGAACTCAAAGCTCCAAAAAGCCTTGGTGAAGTAAtctttttaggatttttttttcttttttcttccctcagatGTGGTGTTTTCAATAGGCCCCTTAGGTGTGGGCTCTTCGGGGACATGGTTCAACTTGCTGCTGATAAACTGCAGTCCCAACCTTTGGTTTGCTCCATACAACTCTCAGAGTCTACTGCCTTTTGGAAGAGCCCACAGCTGCAAGGTCTACAGGTATTCTAGGAAGACTGAGGGATTAAGTTATACCTTAGGTAAAACTACCAACTAATCCTCTTAGGGTGCATTACCAGTGAATGGCCTGAAATAGGCTCTCACTAAAGGAGCCCTAACATTCACTTTCTTGATGACATTTTAGTATTTGAGGTTTGTGTCATGGATTTTGGTGCTGAAATATTCAGTACACCATCTTACATCTGCTGTTAGATGCACTTACATGTGTTAGTAGAGTGCTAACAAAATTACAGTTGGTAAAGCAGATATGTGTTTAACTAGTAGTGAGACATGTAAAAAATAGAATTCTATATTTTCTCAAGTGACAAAgtcactggaatttttttttctttctttttataagaaaaagaaataactatAAAACCATGATCAAAAATGTTACAGAGGAtgatttacattttcaaatgatatttttttaggaaaaaaaaagagtgatttATAACATACGAGTGTTTGGTTGCTGTGTACTGCCTCCTTCCCCAGTACAGTTTGCTATCTGTTACACAGTCTTGCATAAATGTTTAGAttaggggagaaaagaaaaattaactgtgaTGGCTAAGACCTAGAAGAGCTGACTCACTGACTTGAGTTATTGCTGTGCAGAAAGTTTGTAAAGCCTTTACATCCAGCGAACATTTGGTGCTACTTCAGCCTTGACAGTTGACCTTTCAGTCTGATTGGGTTTAACAACAATAATTGCAGCATCCGCAGTACAGGCGATGCAGACGGCTGCTTAGGAACCTAACTTCTCTCATTAGGTCTGACTTCATGTGTGTAACATTCAACCTCTCTTTGCATGTGTGTGCAAATTCTCTTGTAATATCTATTACAGGAGCTAAGCAAGGTGCAATCCCTcagctcctttaaaaaaaaaaatttaaaatttctccCATAATTTTGAATATTCCTGGATTTAGCGtagaggggggagggaaaaccTCCAAaccctttcctctctccaggTATTTAGTCAGTactgttttgatttgttttgtttttcccccttaGTAAGACCTAGtgtaaaaaagcaacaaacaaacaagttaGACTGTTGTAATTTGGTCAACCACTCGGGTGCTATCCATATCCACCATTTCAACGCATTCTATTTCCTCACGGTTTTCAGGATTCTTCTtgtctttcctcttcttcttggATGGTGGCAGGAAAGTCAGTATCACAGGTAAAATGGCAAAGCAGTGAAAGAAGGTGACTAATGCTATTAAAAACAAGCACCTGAACAGTGTACGGGTCAGATTTGAAGGCACAGCTGCAAGAGGAATCAGACCAACAATATAGCAGAGGTAGCTCTGCAAAATAGCTACCCCATGCACTTCCAGGGCATTTTTCACCCATTTAGTTCTTGTGAGCTCTTTGCCCAGGACAAAGGTTGATAACAGTGGAGCACAGTTGTCAATTGTATAATTAATTCCGTAAATTAAGCACAACACAGAAATACAATCTAGTTCCACTTTCCACAAGGTCATAAAACCTATAACTCCAAACTCAACCGAGGCAACAGTTAGAGTGAGCCAGACATTGATCAGAGAATCTGCCACCAGGAATGCagagaagaagagcagaaataaagcaCTAATGCAGGAGTTTTGTAAGGGGGCTCCCACTGAAGAGGCATAGCGATCCATGTACACAAATGATGGATTGAAAACAATGAATTTCACCTTGGAGGTGAGAGAGAGCTTCCTCAGGGTCTCCAGGAGGTCATAAAGTTCTTCCCTCTTGGTTTCCATTGTCTTAGCCACCAAGAACATCCTGGAGGCCACGACATCAACTTCGTTGttgtatttctttgaaaagatgaTATCCTCTGAAAAATGGGCAAACTGAGGGGCCTTCAGGAAGGAGTTCCTCAACATATCAGTGAAGTTCTTCTTGGGCAATCCTGTAGATATGTTGAGTTTCCTAAGGTAATTTAAGTAGCTTTCAAACCAAGATATCCTCACAAAGCCCTTGGTATACTCCAGCACATCCTCCTGGACACTGGTGTTCCAGTACTCAATGGACTCGTAGATGTAAAACCCAATCACGGGGCTGTAGTTACTGAAATACTTCTGCTGGGCAGTCGTATACTCAATGGTCCGCGTCGCGGTCGCTACGATGTTGCTCAGGTCTGACCCTTCACTGACCTGCAGGTAGCCCATTAAGGCAAAGGAAATATAAACAAGGTAAAAGAGAACTACAAAAGGCTTGACGTAAGTGTTTGTTATCCAGTCACAATAATAGCGTTTCAGGAACCACACCAAAAGATGACTCTCGTAAGTGTTTGTTTCCTCTGAATCTGCCGTGTCCTCGCTGAATCTGGCTGTCAGAAGAAACCTATACCATGCAGGCTTCTCTTGCAACACCTCTGGCTTTGGTACCTTTCTGCAGAAGATACTATGCTGGTAGTTGTTTTCTATGTAGCCAGTAAACACGAGGCTGGAACCATAAAAGGAGAGTACATAGAGGTAGTTGAAGAAAATTGCAATACAGGAATTGCAGCAGAAAATCCTGGCTGCTTCAATGTTAGTGAAGGGACTGGCACCTATCCCAAAAGTGACCAGGTACATGGCAGTGGTGAGAGAAAACGAGAGCATGGAGTCTGCAAATACAGCTGCAGTCCTCTCTTTTACGTGTTGGTCTTCTCTAGTTTTTCTCCAGGAGGACAACATTTCAAAAGTCCCATATAACCCATGACCTACAATAGAGAACAAAGCCAGTGTTTAAAGTATTCAAATTAACATGTGGAAAAACTTAATGTGGATATGCTAAAAGACTCAAAGTAGACAGAACCAGCGATTACCAATGCTTGAAGTAAATGTcctgcagaagagagaaatgaTTATGGACATCTAAGCCACAGAAGTGCATTTGCTACCTGACCAGCAAACCTTACTGCCAGAGCTTGAGAAGAGTTCTGCATCGCTGGCGCAGGGTTGatggattaaagaaaaaaaattttttctggTTGCCCATTTCGTTTCATTATTTCAGAGTGCCTGTGATGGAAGATGCTTTGAAATTAGTTTTTCCTGGTGATGGGATCTGACCTGTggtgaaaacaaagaaattcgACCTTGAAGTGCCAATGCTGGAGGCAGAGTACTGGCTGGCTGCTTTGTAGGACAtctgtaaaaaaatgaaaccttcATATAAGCTGAACATTGTCAAGTGAATCAGTCACTGATTTCTCCACTTCCCATACAAATTTTCCATCGGTAAAAGAAATCCTAGAAGTGgaacagaaaaagcacaaataaattTTAGAGATGCAAGAATGGTAGAACTGATACAGAACTGCTTAAGGCATTGGTCTTTAATATACCTAGGGGCTTGTAAaaccagctttatttttctcagaagttCCTACATTTTATACTGTATTTAACTAACTCTTAAACCAGATAGAGTATTCATGAAAGGAGATAAAAACTGCAGACCTAAATTCCTGTGTTTAACCCCCAAATGCAGATAAATCAGGAAGGGTGCATGCTTTTATCTTAATTCCTGGTTGGTTGTCATCCTCCTATGGGTTCTTTTTTGTGACTGATAACCAAGGCACATTTGGAAGACACAGACCTCTGCTCTCTCATAGTAGATCTGAGCTGGGAATGCAGCCATCAACCAGTGATCAGATGAGAGTGGCTGAGATAAAAGTACAGagacaaatgtaaaaaatacagTCTTGGTATCACAACTGAATTGTAAAACCTAAACTTTTTCTCATTATACTTTGTATCATGTTTATCTTTACTTAATAGATCCTTCCATCTAATCCCAcagtctctgctgctttttgattACTCCTCCTTATTATTTTGCTGGATTTGCTGTCCCATATCCACTTCTCTGGTCTGGTCCTACATTATCTCTAGAAATTCCCATAAACCGGTTCACAGCGTTTTGCTCTTACCCATTCCCTGGTAATATTACATAAAACAATCAGTGCCGAATAAGCTGATGATGATACTGAAGAGCAATCATTGGATTTTAGAAGCTGATGCTCCAGTCAGGCAGGTCAAGGTAATTCAGAGATCACTGTTAGGATTTTCAGAATGACTAAAGAATTCCAAAACTGCTGTTTCAGCTTTCCACCTGTAGATTATTAACATTTCTGCCACAAGGGTTGCAAGTATGGGTCAAGAAatttcatcctcctcctccccccaaatGGATGTATGCTGAAGAACCAGAAAATATGCTAGGGGGGTTGGACCTAAGTGGTCTTTATGGTCCCTTCTAACTCAAACCATTATATGATTCTACGATCCCGTTTACACTTAAATGCCTCATGTAGGCTAAATACTTAATTAACTTGATAAAATAGCCCTTTTGTGGTCAGTACCTTTTAGTGTAGGGGCAGCTGTAGCTGATTCACTCCACTCCTCCTGAACGGAACATCCTATCTACATTTTAACAGATGGCAGAGCTGACCACATTGTTAATGCTGAAAGGAACAGGTATAGAGTATTTTATAAAGAATTCAAAACACAGAGCTCATAAGATGAGATAATAGGACAGATCACAGAACCACAAAATCagccgggttggaaaggacctctgagattatcaagtccaacctttaatcctccaccactgtggttaccagaccatggcactgagtggtAGGTATCTCCCTGAGTGTATGGTGTATCTCCTTACCACAGTCATCTGATATTTAAAGCAACAAAGTCCAAGCTTTCGTGTGAATCAGGTATCTTACCTACATCGTTATCTGAAGTCATGGCATGGGCCACCACTGTCCAATCTGTAGCACTACGACCCTGCTTCTGGTATGGCATTTGGCATTCATCCTTATTTTCCCAAACAATGTTTTACAGCTGCTTTCAGAGGCCAGGTCATGACTGTCAATTTGATAACTAGCACTGTGCCCCCTCTTAACGCTAATGGGGAATACTGGAACTCCCCACACATAAAATCAAGCAAAAAGGACAATCAGTGACTGGCACCCCGTTGCTAATTATGCTTCAAATAGTTATGTTCTAGGCTCAGTAGGGAAAGCTATTAAGCTTGCTTTCACTGTGTTCTTTGTAAAGACAGACTGACCTTTATTTAAATGTAACTGATCACTTGCCAAAGCAAGGAGTGAGAGGTTTAATCCATTT contains the following coding sequences:
- the PTCHD1 gene encoding patched domain-containing protein 1; the encoded protein is MVLRGPWASCGGPGEALALLRALRTRMLRQVLHRGLGTSFSRLGHFVASHPVFFASAPVLISILLGASFSRYQVEESVEHLLAPTHSLAKIERNLVDSLFPVNRSKHRLYSDLQTPGRYGRVIITSFRKANMLDQHHTDLILKLHSAVTRIQVQRPGFNYTFAHICILNNDKTCIVDDIVHVLEELKAARSSNRTNFAITYPITHLKDGREVYNGHQLGGVTVHSKDRVKSAEAIQLTYYLQAINSLNDMVAEKWESIFCDTVELFQKSNRKVKMYPFTSSSLKEDFQKTSRVSERYLITSLALVVTLAILCCSMQDCVRSKPWLGLLGLLTVTLATLTAAGIINLTGGKYNSTFLGIPFVMLGHGLYGTFEMLSSWRKTREDQHVKERTAAVFADSMLSFSLTTAMYLVTFGIGASPFTNIEAARIFCCNSCIAIFFNYLYVLSFYGSSLVFTGYIENNYQHSIFCRKVPKPEVLQEKPAWYRFLLTARFSEDTADSEETNTYESHLLVWFLKRYYCDWITNTYVKPFVVLFYLVYISFALMGYLQVSEGSDLSNIVATATRTIEYTTAQQKYFSNYSPVIGFYIYESIEYWNTSVQEDVLEYTKGFVRISWFESYLNYLRKLNISTGLPKKNFTDMLRNSFLKAPQFAHFSEDIIFSKKYNNEVDVVASRMFLVAKTMETKREELYDLLETLRKLSLTSKVKFIVFNPSFVYMDRYASSVGAPLQNSCISALFLLFFSAFLVADSLINVWLTLTVASVEFGVIGFMTLWKVELDCISVLCLIYGINYTIDNCAPLLSTFVLGKELTRTKWVKNALEVHGVAILQSYLCYIVGLIPLAAVPSNLTRTLFRCLFLIALVTFFHCFAILPVILTFLPPSKKKRKDKKNPENREEIECVEMVDMDSTRVVDQITTV